TTTGTTCCGAGATTTGCTTGACAATTAACCCGGGTTCATACGAGACCTGCACCGCATACTCATTTTTACCCTCTATCTTTCTCATCACCTCACGAAGTCGCGCATAATCCAGTTTCAGCCAATCCCTTACTACCTGGTCAGGGGAAGTGGCATCATCCCTGGGCTGTAGTATCGTGTCGAATCCCAGGGGGATGACGACGCCAAGCTGCTCACCGGTGGCATCGAGAACGCTTTGGTGGGTTCTCACCCAGTTTCTTACCATTTCGTCATCAGTGGATTGATACGGCTTGGTAGAGCAATCGTGGACAATAGCGCTGATGTCCCCGTAAGGGATGGTATAAACCTCGCTGCCATCTATCCCTATCGCCCCCAGCCTAACTTCTTTATCTCCAGCACTTACGCCATATACATATCGCCCTTTATTTTGAACGCAGCATACCTTTTCCATCGGTTCGCCTCCCTGGGAAGCAACTCTTTCCCGGTCAAACCGGCAGGCTCTTCGCGACTTCCTCCTGCCATCTCTCCGGGTTGATTATGCTGTCAATGACACCATCCACAATATCATCCAGCCCGTCTCTCACTGCCTGGACCGA
The nucleotide sequence above comes from Chloroflexota bacterium. Encoded proteins:
- a CDS encoding GvpL/GvpF family gas vesicle protein encodes the protein MEKVCCVQNKGRYVYGVSAGDKEVRLGAIGIDGSEVYTIPYGDISAIVHDCSTKPYQSTDDEMVRNWVRTHQSVLDATGEQLGVVIPLGFDTILQPRDDATSPDQVVRDWLKLDYARLREVMRKIEGKNEYAVQVSYEPGLIVKQISEQSEEIGKIKEEMATKSPGMTYMYKQKLERAVKAETEQLADEWFNDFYGRIKKHTDDIVVEKTKKLNTGKVMLLNLSCLVSREKVDSLGKELGKINNMDGFSVHFSGPWPPYSFVAKPVVTVKGE